From a single Bryobacter aggregatus MPL3 genomic region:
- a CDS encoding TonB-dependent receptor gives MSRIVSLLLLCSVPAIYAQDSSALSGSIIDPSGAAVPAAKLTLFEPNLKVTRYALTNDSGLYNFDSLPPGDYSLHIAKEGFKDQRVNLIRIGTRDVRSLRLQMEIGTSASTSVTVTAQAEGLSTDVSTGIAMTQKFVKDLPVNGRSVTTLINLAPGVVSDASVDGGINVNGLRSNMNYYTVDGVSANTGIGAPGLGIGGPFAGLSAAAGSSGTSPSTAATGQSNLISLDAMQELRVQTSAFAPEYGRTPGAQISVTSRGGSNAFHGSLFGYFRNQRFNANDWFANRAGLSRGKMRQNDFGGTLGGKLIPNRTYFFLSYEQNTLSSPQTVFTSVPSAKARLSAPAILRPYLNAFPVANGALLDNGAAEFTAVYSNPSTMKAASVRVDHAINADMNLFVRYAITPSDNQSRGVGLTTANTLNTSDSRNETLTGAWIWQRSEESTNDLRINYTRAHLDSSSIMDNFGGATPLDPSRIFPTGVTTANGTYNLQINGLGGYSIGQGSAGRQQQINIVDAYSKTSGTHQYKFGVDYRRLMPTIIQKPYSASFTFNGLGSGDAGSFLSGYASNAIVSSNTPSTYPLYTNYSAYGQDTWKLTDRTTLTYGLRWDVNPAPGVRDGLKPLSISENSTLTQDQALYKTRWFNIAPRIGLSYQLDNTPGREMIFRGGAGMFYDIGYGNATAAFSGAPYSNVRLITQPSFPLNSASLAAPGLPATEPYGQVSGADNELLAPRILQWQATIERYYGRSQSVEVGYIGTQGRRMATQETRAVFSSTAITYNDATLVRVTTNGATSDYHGLNAQYRRRFSKGLQLQANYTYSHSIDSASSDVAAGFQQLSGNNRGNSNFDVRHNFNASGSYRIPGSQHGWLKTITNDWWSDFIFTMRTGLPFDIQAQSLTPSTSTTGTTRVGFFGQGRPNYNGLPVWISDATVPGGKRLNPLAFKVPTTLAQGNLGRNAIRGFAMNQLNLTFRRDLVVREGTRLQLRLEGYNVLNHPNFGNPNGQEAANLASSNFGVVNRMLNSGITGTGVYSNGGPRTMQVALRFEF, from the coding sequence ATGTCTCGAATCGTCAGTCTGCTTTTGCTTTGTTCCGTTCCCGCAATCTATGCCCAGGACTCTTCTGCGCTGTCCGGATCCATCATCGATCCCAGTGGCGCCGCCGTCCCCGCCGCCAAACTCACACTCTTTGAACCGAACCTGAAGGTCACCCGTTACGCCCTGACCAATGATTCCGGTCTCTACAATTTCGACTCCCTCCCCCCCGGTGACTATTCCCTCCACATCGCCAAAGAAGGCTTCAAAGACCAGCGCGTCAACCTGATCCGCATTGGCACCCGTGATGTCCGCAGCCTGCGCCTCCAGATGGAAATCGGAACATCGGCCAGCACCAGCGTCACCGTAACGGCCCAGGCCGAAGGTCTCTCCACCGACGTCTCCACCGGCATTGCCATGACCCAGAAATTTGTCAAAGATCTGCCCGTCAATGGCCGCAGCGTCACCACGCTGATCAATCTCGCGCCCGGCGTCGTCAGCGACGCGAGCGTCGACGGCGGCATCAACGTCAACGGACTGCGCTCGAACATGAATTACTACACCGTCGACGGCGTCAGCGCCAACACCGGCATCGGCGCTCCAGGCCTCGGCATTGGCGGCCCCTTCGCAGGCCTCTCCGCCGCCGCGGGTTCCTCAGGAACCAGTCCCAGCACCGCCGCCACCGGGCAATCGAACCTCATCAGCCTCGACGCCATGCAGGAACTGCGAGTCCAAACCTCCGCCTTCGCCCCCGAATATGGCCGCACCCCGGGCGCCCAGATCTCCGTCACCAGCCGCGGCGGCAGCAACGCCTTCCATGGTTCCCTGTTTGGCTACTTCCGCAACCAACGCTTCAACGCCAACGACTGGTTTGCCAACCGCGCTGGTCTCAGCCGTGGCAAGATGCGGCAGAACGATTTCGGTGGCACCCTCGGTGGCAAGCTGATTCCGAACCGCACCTATTTCTTCCTCTCCTACGAACAGAACACCCTCTCCTCCCCACAAACGGTCTTCACGTCCGTCCCCAGCGCCAAGGCCCGCCTTAGCGCCCCGGCCATCCTGCGCCCCTACCTCAATGCCTTCCCGGTCGCCAATGGCGCGCTGCTCGACAATGGCGCCGCGGAATTCACCGCCGTCTATTCGAATCCTTCTACCATGAAGGCCGCCAGTGTCCGGGTCGATCACGCGATCAATGCGGACATGAACCTCTTCGTCCGCTACGCGATCACGCCCTCCGATAACCAAAGCCGCGGCGTCGGGCTCACCACCGCCAACACCCTCAATACCTCAGACAGCCGCAATGAAACGCTCACCGGTGCCTGGATCTGGCAGCGCAGCGAAGAAAGCACCAACGATCTGCGCATCAACTACACCCGCGCCCATCTCGACTCCTCGAGCATCATGGACAACTTCGGCGGCGCCACGCCCCTTGACCCCAGCCGCATCTTCCCCACCGGCGTCACCACCGCAAACGGCACCTACAACCTCCAGATCAACGGTCTGGGCGGTTACTCCATCGGCCAGGGCTCGGCAGGCCGCCAGCAGCAGATCAACATCGTCGACGCTTATTCCAAGACCTCCGGCACGCACCAATATAAATTCGGCGTCGATTACCGCCGCCTGATGCCCACCATCATCCAGAAGCCCTACAGCGCTTCCTTCACCTTCAATGGGCTGGGCAGCGGCGACGCGGGCAGCTTCCTGAGCGGCTACGCCTCCAACGCCATCGTCAGCTCGAACACCCCCTCCACCTACCCGCTCTACACAAATTACTCGGCCTACGGTCAGGACACCTGGAAGCTCACAGACCGCACCACCCTCACCTATGGCTTGCGTTGGGACGTCAACCCCGCACCCGGCGTACGCGACGGCCTGAAGCCCCTCTCCATCAGCGAAAACAGCACTCTCACCCAGGACCAGGCGCTCTACAAGACGCGCTGGTTCAACATCGCCCCCCGCATCGGCCTCTCCTACCAGTTGGACAACACCCCGGGCCGGGAAATGATCTTCCGCGGAGGCGCCGGAATGTTCTATGACATCGGCTACGGCAACGCGACCGCGGCCTTCAGTGGCGCGCCCTATTCCAATGTCCGGCTCATCACCCAGCCCTCCTTCCCGCTCAACTCCGCCAGTCTCGCCGCTCCGGGACTCCCCGCTACGGAGCCCTACGGTCAGGTCAGTGGCGCCGACAACGAATTGCTCGCGCCGCGCATCCTCCAGTGGCAGGCCACCATCGAGCGCTACTACGGCCGCAGCCAGTCCGTCGAAGTCGGCTACATCGGCACCCAGGGACGCCGGATGGCGACGCAGGAAACGCGCGCGGTCTTCAGTTCCACCGCCATTACCTACAACGACGCGACCCTCGTCCGTGTCACCACCAACGGCGCCACCAGCGACTACCACGGCCTCAACGCCCAGTACCGCCGCCGTTTCTCCAAGGGACTGCAGCTCCAGGCGAACTACACCTATAGCCACTCGATCGACAGCGCCTCGAGCGACGTTGCGGCGGGCTTCCAGCAGCTCAGCGGCAACAATCGCGGCAACTCCAACTTCGACGTGCGTCACAACTTCAACGCGAGCGGCAGCTACCGCATTCCTGGCTCCCAGCACGGCTGGCTCAAGACGATCACCAACGACTGGTGGAGCGATTTCATCTTCACGATGCGCACCGGCCTCCCATTCGACATCCAGGCGCAATCCCTGACCCCGAGCACCTCAACCACGGGTACCACCCGTGTCGGCTTCTTTGGGCAGGGTCGTCCGAATTACAACGGTCTCCCGGTCTGGATCAGTGATGCGACGGTTCCCGGCGGCAAGCGGTTGAACCCGCTGGCCTTCAAGGTGCCCACCACGCTCGCCCAGGGCAATCTTGGCCGCAACGCGATCCGTGGCTTTGCCATGAACCAGTTGAACCTCACCTTCCGCCGCGACCTGGTGGTTCGGGAAGGCACGCGACTCCAGTTACGCCTGGAGGGTTACAACGTCCTCAACCACCCCAATTTTGGAAACCCGAATGGTCAAGAAGCAGCTAATCTGGCCAGTTCGAACTTTGGTGTGGTGAACCGGATGCTGAACAGTGGCATCACAGGCACTGGCGTGTACTCAAATGGAGGCCCGCGCACCATGCAAGTGGCCTTGCGTTTCGAATTCTAA
- a CDS encoding 2OG-Fe(II) oxygenase, with protein sequence MEDLWKFGAASLGTLFSTEECEQIVALYEEAEHFRSRIEMARYRFGRGEYQYFAYPLPERVEQLRQHLYGRLVPVANEWMEALGIPVVYPAELDAFLAQCHEAGQLRPTPLLLRYGVDDFNCLHQDIYGKVSFPFQVIVQLSRDFTGGELLLVEQRPRAQSAGQVLRPEQGEGVVIATRYRPAAGKHGFSRTQLRHGVARVRSGQRWTLGVIFHDAI encoded by the coding sequence ATGGAAGATCTATGGAAATTTGGGGCTGCCTCGCTGGGAACGCTATTCAGTACGGAAGAGTGCGAGCAGATCGTGGCCTTGTATGAGGAGGCGGAGCACTTTCGGAGCCGGATCGAGATGGCTCGTTATCGTTTTGGGCGTGGCGAGTATCAGTATTTTGCCTATCCGCTCCCGGAGCGGGTGGAGCAGTTGCGGCAGCATCTCTATGGGCGGCTTGTGCCTGTGGCGAATGAGTGGATGGAAGCGCTGGGGATTCCTGTCGTTTACCCGGCGGAGCTCGATGCTTTTCTTGCACAGTGCCATGAGGCGGGGCAATTGCGGCCGACACCTTTGTTGTTGCGCTACGGCGTGGACGATTTTAACTGCCTGCACCAGGATATTTATGGGAAGGTTTCTTTTCCCTTCCAGGTGATTGTGCAACTGAGCCGGGACTTCACCGGGGGAGAGTTGCTGCTGGTGGAGCAGCGGCCGCGGGCGCAATCGGCGGGGCAGGTGTTGCGTCCGGAGCAGGGCGAGGGTGTCGTGATCGCAACCCGCTATCGTCCTGCAGCAGGGAAGCATGGCTTTTCCCGGACTCAGCTTCGGCATGGGGTGGCGAGAGTGCGATCGGGTCAGCGCTGGACGCTGGGGGTGATCTTTCACGATGCGATCTAG
- a CDS encoding suppressor of fused domain protein, which produces MSSGRPEVISEDKQVTRKVTEAFGETYTLERQSDPTRKFELSVLCFHGQPAPGISSYSTIGLWRTPLEPDPHTRLELVGAFPSDKEGFSAVLATAAFRIMRTQKPIGPGDVFPGYMREWYPKCTVPHLFFTLPSTWAQESLLPFRMGNLEVSFLQALPISDGEYDYLSEHGEDSLEIKLIQNNIDFYDLKRKSAV; this is translated from the coding sequence ATGTCCAGTGGCAGACCAGAAGTGATTAGTGAGGACAAACAGGTCACACGCAAAGTCACCGAAGCTTTCGGAGAGACCTACACGCTCGAACGGCAAAGCGACCCCACTCGAAAATTCGAGCTATCCGTTCTCTGCTTTCATGGTCAGCCAGCGCCGGGAATCAGTTCCTATTCCACCATCGGCCTCTGGCGCACGCCCCTCGAACCGGATCCCCACACGCGCCTCGAACTGGTCGGAGCCTTCCCCTCCGATAAGGAGGGCTTCTCTGCCGTTCTGGCCACCGCCGCCTTCCGCATCATGCGCACCCAGAAACCCATTGGCCCGGGCGATGTGTTCCCCGGCTACATGCGCGAGTGGTACCCCAAATGTACGGTCCCGCACCTCTTCTTCACCTTGCCCTCCACCTGGGCGCAAGAAAGCCTGCTCCCCTTCCGCATGGGAAATCTGGAAGTCAGCTTTCTCCAGGCCCTTCCGATTTCTGATGGGGAATACGACTATCTGTCCGAGCACGGCGAGGATTCCCTCGAAATCAAGCTCATCCAGAACAATATCGACTTTTACGATCTCAAACGAAAATCTGCCGTCTAG
- the sixA gene encoding phosphohistidine phosphatase SixA, producing MELYLLRHGIAEDSAPGGRDADRALTPEGRKKLRELLKVAAAAGVKPTLILSSPYKRAQETAAIAAKSLAYTHDIIQSQALVPPAHAQELWEEVRMHRSEESLLLVSHEPLLSSAAGFLLNSTSMRMDFKKGGIFRVDLDSFQSQPSGVLKWYLTPRLVN from the coding sequence ATGGAACTCTATTTATTGCGTCACGGAATCGCCGAAGACTCAGCTCCCGGAGGGCGCGATGCGGACCGCGCGCTCACCCCAGAGGGAAGAAAGAAACTCCGCGAACTGTTGAAGGTCGCTGCAGCCGCTGGCGTCAAGCCCACGCTCATCCTCAGCAGCCCCTACAAGCGCGCGCAGGAGACTGCCGCCATCGCCGCAAAGTCGCTCGCCTACACCCACGACATCATCCAATCGCAAGCCCTGGTCCCCCCGGCTCACGCGCAGGAACTCTGGGAAGAGGTGCGCATGCACCGCTCGGAAGAAAGCCTGCTTCTGGTCTCCCACGAACCACTCCTCAGCAGTGCGGCCGGCTTTCTCTTGAACTCGACATCCATGCGTATGGATTTCAAGAAGGGCGGCATTTTCCGCGTCGATCTCGATTCCTTCCAGTCCCAGCCGAGCGGCGTCCTCAAGTGGTATCTGACGCCCCGCCTCGTCAACTAG
- a CDS encoding O-antigen ligase family protein, producing the protein MDAVPLSRRELAAASFVGSIVLSFSSIALSQILLGLAIVLFLSLRERPKWPPGMVWAAAFLMLTLVAALLSGSPASAVPQLKKLFLWAILPLGASLAICRTAFVWPALFLAGSSALWSFWQFYVKWQTAAARHEDFYLAYVASRITGFMSHWMTFGAHMMIALSLAGAVLLFTRQSGWRRVLLGGLVLIFGVAIVLGETRSIWLGSACSVAVLLSCWRPRWLLALPVLIGLIYVVSPAAIRSRMDSIVRPHGELDSNSHREVTREVGLRMIAAHPLLGLGPEGPGQHFREYLPAERAAKPLPEGYYGHLHNLYLQYAAERGLPALLCFLIFVGINAREWIARPSALRYFALAALAGLAAEGLFEHNLGDSEVLTLFLGLFGLAAAPREGE; encoded by the coding sequence ATGGATGCTGTGCCCCTCTCCCGGCGTGAATTGGCTGCTGCCTCCTTTGTGGGCTCGATCGTGCTCTCGTTCTCTTCGATTGCCTTGAGCCAGATTCTTCTCGGATTGGCGATTGTCCTCTTTCTGAGCTTGCGGGAAAGGCCGAAGTGGCCTCCGGGCATGGTCTGGGCCGCTGCTTTCTTGATGCTCACTCTGGTGGCCGCGCTGCTGAGCGGCTCCCCGGCGAGCGCAGTGCCTCAGTTGAAGAAGTTGTTCTTGTGGGCGATTTTGCCGCTGGGCGCGAGTCTGGCAATTTGCCGGACAGCCTTTGTCTGGCCCGCGCTGTTTCTGGCAGGCTCTTCGGCGCTTTGGAGCTTTTGGCAGTTCTATGTGAAGTGGCAGACGGCGGCGGCGCGGCATGAGGATTTCTATCTGGCTTATGTGGCGAGCCGGATCACCGGCTTTATGAGCCATTGGATGACCTTTGGGGCGCATATGATGATTGCTCTGTCGCTGGCGGGGGCGGTGTTGCTGTTTACGCGGCAGAGCGGCTGGCGGCGGGTGTTGTTGGGCGGGCTGGTGCTGATTTTTGGCGTTGCGATTGTGCTGGGTGAGACGCGGTCGATTTGGTTGGGAAGCGCTTGCTCTGTTGCTGTGCTGCTGAGTTGCTGGAGGCCGCGCTGGCTGCTGGCGCTGCCAGTGCTGATCGGACTGATCTATGTGGTTTCGCCGGCGGCGATCCGGAGCCGGATGGACAGCATCGTCCGGCCGCATGGTGAACTGGATTCGAATTCGCATCGGGAAGTGACGCGCGAGGTGGGCCTGCGCATGATCGCGGCACATCCGCTCCTGGGATTGGGGCCGGAGGGACCGGGTCAGCATTTCCGTGAGTATCTTCCCGCGGAGCGTGCGGCAAAGCCACTCCCCGAGGGCTATTATGGCCATCTGCACAACTTGTATTTGCAATATGCAGCGGAGCGGGGCTTGCCCGCGCTGCTTTGCTTTCTGATCTTTGTGGGGATCAATGCCAGAGAGTGGATCGCACGGCCTTCCGCCTTGCGTTACTTTGCCTTGGCTGCCTTGGCCGGACTGGCGGCCGAAGGACTTTTCGAGCACAATCTGGGGGACTCTGAAGTGCTGACGCTCTTCCTGGGTCTGTTTGGTCTGGCCGCGGCACCGCGTGAGGGCGAATGA
- a CDS encoding heme-dependent oxidative N-demethylase family protein gives MSALPYFPFATPRYEMKIGAVPLGPTDRIFERGTNFAEEMALKRACLAYDARYYCQALPGSEAAQAEVAALVGAVGAGIAAAGDCVQEDLLLLDAQQPGLPLVAGHLCFANAWCLDEKIGKPFLAIHGPVPGFASSIGPGSEKLLMRLQPGRAVSRLNWAVKSSGQLDLTSRWDEQVREWNALVDADNAGERCWMRVERQTLSRLPQSEAILFTVRTYTAPVAQLAVEQRELLRGVLQSCPEEMLRYKGILAFAAPLLRYLSLQ, from the coding sequence ATGAGTGCGTTGCCCTATTTTCCGTTTGCTACGCCTCGCTATGAGATGAAGATCGGGGCTGTTCCATTGGGGCCGACGGACCGGATCTTTGAGCGCGGTACGAACTTTGCCGAAGAGATGGCTCTGAAGCGCGCTTGTCTTGCCTATGACGCTCGTTACTATTGCCAGGCGCTGCCGGGGTCGGAGGCGGCACAGGCGGAGGTGGCGGCGCTGGTGGGTGCGGTGGGTGCGGGGATTGCAGCGGCGGGCGATTGCGTGCAGGAAGATCTGCTGCTGCTCGATGCGCAGCAGCCGGGCTTACCGCTGGTGGCCGGGCATTTGTGTTTTGCGAATGCGTGGTGTCTGGACGAGAAGATCGGAAAGCCTTTTCTGGCGATTCATGGGCCGGTGCCAGGCTTTGCGAGTTCGATTGGGCCTGGGAGCGAGAAGCTGCTTATGCGCTTGCAGCCGGGGCGTGCGGTGTCGCGGTTGAACTGGGCGGTGAAGTCGAGCGGGCAACTGGATTTGACCTCTCGCTGGGACGAGCAGGTGCGCGAGTGGAACGCGCTGGTGGATGCAGACAACGCAGGGGAGCGTTGCTGGATGCGCGTCGAGCGGCAGACGCTCTCGCGATTGCCGCAGAGTGAGGCGATTCTCTTTACAGTGCGCACTTATACGGCGCCGGTGGCGCAGCTTGCTGTGGAGCAGCGCGAACTGTTGCGCGGCGTGTTGCAGAGCTGTCCGGAGGAGATGTTGCGCTATAAGGGCATCCTGGCTTTTGCCGCGCCGTTGCTACGTTATTTATCTTTACAGTGA
- a CDS encoding histone deacetylase, translating into MEKYRLTRQELETSGAFHFAVGPLASREDLLAVHAAEYVDAVLEGRLSAEQVRRIGFPQIPELITRSLSSVGAAMAAARLALGEGWSGVLAGGTHHAYRDFGSGYCVFNDIAVAAAMVLREGLAQRVAVVDLDVHQGDGTASIFAGSDRVFCFSAHGRNNFPFRKQQSHLDLEFEDGVGDAEYLALLPPALDRVRAFEPEIVFYQAGVDALKTDRLGKLALTMEGMRRRDEMVFEWFHEVPCVVTLGGGYSDPIALTVQAAATTYRTADQILRAISPTDSRPSE; encoded by the coding sequence ATGGAAAAGTACCGCTTGACCCGGCAGGAACTGGAGACAAGCGGTGCTTTTCATTTTGCGGTGGGACCTTTGGCGAGCCGTGAGGATTTGCTGGCGGTGCATGCGGCGGAGTATGTCGATGCGGTGTTGGAAGGACGCTTGTCGGCAGAACAAGTGCGGCGGATTGGGTTTCCGCAGATTCCGGAGTTGATCACGCGATCGCTCTCGAGTGTAGGCGCGGCGATGGCGGCGGCACGGCTGGCCTTGGGTGAGGGGTGGAGTGGGGTGTTGGCCGGCGGGACCCATCATGCGTATCGCGATTTTGGGTCTGGCTATTGCGTGTTCAACGACATCGCGGTGGCGGCTGCGATGGTGCTGCGAGAGGGCTTGGCGCAGCGGGTGGCGGTGGTGGATCTCGATGTCCATCAGGGAGACGGTACGGCTTCAATTTTTGCGGGTTCGGATCGGGTGTTTTGTTTCTCGGCGCATGGGCGGAATAACTTTCCGTTTCGCAAGCAGCAGTCGCATCTGGATCTTGAGTTTGAAGATGGGGTGGGGGATGCGGAGTATCTGGCGTTGCTGCCACCGGCGCTTGACCGGGTGCGTGCCTTTGAGCCGGAGATCGTGTTTTACCAAGCGGGTGTCGATGCGCTCAAGACCGATCGCTTGGGGAAGCTGGCTTTGACGATGGAGGGGATGCGGCGGCGCGATGAGATGGTGTTTGAGTGGTTCCATGAAGTGCCGTGCGTGGTGACGCTGGGCGGGGGATACTCGGACCCGATCGCGCTTACGGTGCAGGCGGCTGCGACGACCTACCGGACGGCGGATCAGATCTTGCGGGCGATCAGTCCGACCGATTCGCGGCCATCGGAGTGA
- a CDS encoding class I SAM-dependent methyltransferase, with protein sequence MKLPLHHRRVALSEDSGWSSNTLNEISQQFVRHCQQHQGTVLDIGAAHGIATLPALAAGAQVIANDSNPTHLESIRQQAAPGAPLTLLPGRFPYKIKLEEASLDAAHASNVLHFLTGRQLEIGAASLYHWLKPGGLFFAVAATPSLAAFPDFADEYKKRQQRGEEWPGWIENTRHFSNHRLLSRIPKSIHLLDNVILRRVFEAAGFEIVDCWLYRRLDLPKSLHSDGRESVGLIARKI encoded by the coding sequence ATGAAGTTGCCCCTGCACCACCGCCGTGTCGCCCTCAGTGAAGACTCCGGCTGGAGTTCCAACACCCTCAACGAAATCAGCCAGCAATTTGTGCGGCACTGCCAGCAGCACCAGGGCACCGTCTTAGACATCGGCGCCGCCCACGGCATCGCAACGCTCCCGGCGCTCGCCGCCGGAGCGCAGGTCATCGCCAACGACAGCAACCCAACCCATCTCGAAAGCATCCGCCAACAGGCAGCCCCTGGCGCCCCGCTCACGCTTCTCCCAGGCCGCTTCCCCTACAAGATCAAACTGGAAGAAGCCAGCCTCGACGCCGCCCACGCCTCAAACGTTCTGCACTTCCTCACTGGCCGTCAACTGGAAATCGGCGCAGCCAGCCTGTACCACTGGCTCAAGCCCGGCGGTCTCTTCTTCGCCGTCGCCGCCACTCCCTCACTCGCCGCCTTCCCGGACTTCGCCGATGAATACAAAAAGCGGCAACAGCGCGGCGAAGAATGGCCGGGCTGGATCGAAAACACGCGTCACTTCTCCAACCACCGCCTGCTCAGCCGCATTCCCAAATCCATCCATCTGCTCGACAATGTCATTCTCCGCCGCGTCTTCGAAGCTGCTGGCTTCGAAATTGTCGATTGCTGGCTCTACCGCCGCTTGGATCTCCCCAAGAGCCTTCACTCCGATGGCCGCGAATCGGTCGGACTGATCGCCCGCAAGATCTGA
- a CDS encoding c-type cytochrome — protein sequence MRFALLVLLSPLCAAQAPTWTEIAPLFDRWCNGCHRTGQVGPFDFTTYEGASTYAPEIAREINAAKMPPWGVKPGPLHFSNSRQLPDEVTAKLLAWINANTPNGTAPTLPKRNPQWNLGPPDLIFTQPKEHTVPAEKTVDILSFDIPSAELGTTDKDRDFDAFEFRPSNRELLHHAVLKIGRQPLAAWALCDNGIRLPAGVAWRLPKGQPLTVELHYFKRNLRPARDLTRLALYVPKQQPKRWASLLEIVKTDIKIPAGENLHLEKTSFRIPENLQLHAILPVFQLLADDIRLRIGGQHDYFLWLAPFEHHLMSSYLLAAPLPLKKGTPLEAEALYDNSLQNPFNPHKQLREVHFEENGFDETFRFWLTVSRPR from the coding sequence ATGAGGTTCGCCCTGCTTGTGCTGCTGTCTCCTCTCTGCGCGGCGCAAGCCCCCACCTGGACCGAGATCGCACCGCTCTTCGACCGCTGGTGCAACGGATGCCATCGCACCGGACAAGTGGGCCCCTTCGACTTCACCACCTACGAGGGAGCCTCCACCTACGCCCCCGAAATCGCCCGCGAGATCAACGCGGCCAAGATGCCCCCCTGGGGCGTTAAACCTGGCCCCCTGCACTTTTCCAATTCGAGACAGCTTCCCGACGAAGTCACGGCGAAGCTGCTCGCCTGGATCAATGCAAACACTCCAAACGGCACCGCGCCCACGCTCCCCAAGCGAAATCCCCAATGGAACCTCGGCCCGCCCGATCTCATCTTCACTCAGCCCAAAGAACACACGGTCCCAGCTGAGAAAACCGTCGACATTCTAAGCTTCGACATCCCGTCGGCGGAACTCGGCACAACCGACAAGGATCGCGATTTCGACGCCTTCGAGTTCCGCCCTTCCAATCGTGAACTGCTCCACCACGCCGTGCTGAAAATCGGCCGGCAGCCTCTCGCCGCCTGGGCTCTGTGTGACAACGGCATCCGCCTGCCCGCAGGCGTCGCCTGGCGCCTCCCCAAGGGCCAGCCGCTCACTGTCGAGTTGCATTACTTCAAGCGCAACTTGCGTCCGGCGCGCGATCTCACGCGTCTCGCGCTCTACGTCCCCAAGCAGCAACCCAAACGATGGGCCAGCCTCCTCGAAATCGTCAAAACCGACATCAAAATCCCCGCAGGCGAAAATCTTCATCTCGAGAAAACCAGCTTCCGCATCCCGGAGAATCTACAGCTCCACGCCATCCTGCCAGTCTTCCAGCTCCTTGCCGACGACATCCGTCTGCGCATTGGCGGCCAGCACGATTACTTCCTCTGGCTCGCGCCCTTCGAGCATCACCTCATGAGCAGTTATCTGCTCGCCGCCCCGCTTCCCCTTAAAAAAGGTACGCCGCTCGAAGCCGAAGCCCTCTACGACAACTCGCTGCAGAATCCCTTCAACCCCCACAAGCAACTGCGCGAAGTCCACTTCGAGGAAAATGGTTTTGACGAGACCTTTCGCTTCTGGCTCACCGTCTCCCGCCCCCGATGA
- a CDS encoding HAD family hydrolase, with protein MEENANGHPQQNGTLRPFPAPRLLIFDLDGTLIDSKADLVSSVNATRAYMQMPPLDESLIASYVGNGAPVLIKRAMGEDASQGRVEEALEYFIKYYHDHCLDETRLYPGIAETLQAAQERDIRLAILTNKPVRISNIILDGLGLGSTFFRVYGGNSFLMKKPDPIGIDTLRAESGTPADQTLMIGDSHVDIQTARNAKVYSVGLTYGLQPESLITTPPDLLLDRIEDLIPHL; from the coding sequence GTGGAAGAAAACGCTAACGGACACCCTCAACAAAACGGCACACTAAGACCATTCCCAGCTCCCCGGCTGCTCATCTTCGATCTCGACGGCACCCTCATCGATTCCAAAGCCGACCTGGTCAGCAGCGTCAACGCGACCCGCGCCTACATGCAGATGCCGCCGCTCGATGAAAGCCTCATCGCCAGCTATGTCGGCAACGGTGCGCCGGTCCTCATCAAACGAGCCATGGGCGAAGACGCCAGCCAAGGCCGGGTCGAAGAAGCTCTCGAATATTTCATCAAGTACTATCACGACCATTGCCTCGATGAAACCCGGCTCTACCCCGGCATTGCCGAAACGCTCCAGGCCGCCCAGGAGCGCGACATCCGGCTCGCCATCCTCACCAACAAGCCGGTGCGCATCAGCAACATCATCCTCGACGGACTCGGCCTCGGCAGCACCTTCTTCCGCGTCTACGGCGGCAACAGCTTCCTGATGAAAAAGCCCGACCCGATCGGCATCGACACCCTCCGTGCCGAATCAGGCACTCCCGCCGACCAGACCCTCATGATTGGCGATTCCCACGTCGACATCCAAACCGCCCGCAACGCGAAAGTCTACTCGGTTGGCCTCACCTACGGGCTGCAACCCGAGTCGCTCATCACCACCCCACCCGACCTCCTGCTCGACCGCATCGAGGACCTCATCCCTCACCTATGA